A stretch of Oreochromis aureus strain Israel breed Guangdong linkage group 11, ZZ_aureus, whole genome shotgun sequence DNA encodes these proteins:
- the LOC120442676 gene encoding C-type lectin domain family 4 member G-like isoform X2 codes for MKVENKASQQTPDSNDKKSSCNKSFPSLATCWGILILIMVLRIYISTVSEKQITNLTAETQMLRKKNEELETEKKNLTEQIQQMMTSWNDFNVSRAQWSIDAYCPKDKNNRRCNVCQAGWLPFQSGCYGINDAGRPEQKTWEGAREDCIGKISDLAVVNNETEKSYISDKSWNIQGIKGYWIGLRVEGGNWKWVDGRNLTNSTWIPGSPTDGQCAISVQNQGFKSVNCSEKNAWICKKKALTL; via the exons atAAGAAGTCGTCTTGTAATAAATCTTTTCCATCACTAGCAACATGCTGGGGAATTCTAATACTAATCATGGTCCTTCGCATCTACA TCTCCACAGTTTCAGAAAAACAGATCACAAACTTGACTGCAGAGACACAGATGCTCAGAAAGAAAAATGAGGAGCTGGAGACAGAGAAGAAAAACCTAACAGAACAAATACAACAGATGATGACATCATGGAATGACTTCAATGTTAGTCGAGCTCAGTGGAGCATTGATGCCTACTGTCCCAAGGACAAGAACA ACCGAAGGTGTAATGTTTGTCAGGCTGGCTGGCTTCCCTTCCAGTCAGGCTGCTATGGAATTAATGATGCTGGTCGTCCTGAGCAGAAAACCTGGGAAGGTGCTCGAGAAGACTGTATAGGAAAGATTTCAGATTTGGCTGTTGTGAataatgaaacagaaaag AGTTATATCAGTGATAAAAGCTGGAACATTCAAGGAATCAAAGGATACTGGATTGGTCTGAGAGTCGAAGGTGGGAACTGGAAGTGGGTGGATGGAAGGAATCTGACTAACAG TACCTGGATCCCAGGGTCTCCTACTGATGGTCAGTGTgcaatctctgtccaaaatcaAGGATTTAAATCCGTGAACTGTAGTGAGAAGAACGCATGGATCTGTAAGAAGAAAGCTTTAACTCTTTGA